The DNA region aaatataaaattcttatcaaatattaaaaaaaaaaaatagattctatCGTTAATTGGTTTGAAATGGTTTTAACCACTAATATAACGCATATCTCTCGGCCTATCTTTTGCCAAATTGTGGTGGAAACAGAAATCATTTCCTGGCATCGTTTTGGGTCTACATTTTAGAGATGCCTTTCTTTTTCTATAGACTTTTGAATTGCTTTTCCAAGTactaatgatttttattttttgggacagTGCTAGAGTCTCTTTTTCATTTGCGAATGTAGACCATAatctttgaaaattataaattaaaacgCAATATGAGAAAAAGATTCATTTATTTACTGCAATTCTAGAAATTGGCAAGACGAGTCTTTGCATTGATAACCTATTAATTAATAGAccaaaattaatcattttttttataaaaattttatgtgcagtcatttttatggactcttttgtgcactccagtgatatgattggttgtgtattaaaaaaaaattaatccagtcaatcatatcaatagagtacgcagagagtacgtaaaagtgactgtatgtaacattactcttttcatTAATTAGCCTTTGTGACTGGAGGATAGTGACACAAgtttttaatttctcttttttaaaaatatgattacaatttaaatcttaaataataaaaataaaaagtctaatctattaaaactcaaactcaTAACAACAATTATCTTATATACTAGTACAATCCAAATTACACTAAAATTCTAtctaatatatgaaattaataaataaactttAATAAATTTCGCTTAGCTAAGAGTTTTTTAATTCAGTAtccttatacaaaatatatgttcatgtagatttttatttatttatttatttttcactcaACTAAGCATTAGGCAAGATTGAGGGAAAGTTGATATCAAGAGAGTCgttctattttcattttatttgaattaatttatttgtttatgaattttattttatttttaatttttatttttgtgttatcattttatcaattttaattgGATGTTATTCAGCATTGATATGTTCATTTAAATGTTTAATAAAATCGATAACTGTTTAATAActgtttatcaattttatttatttctatattcAAGAATTTAACTaactttaaaaaagaagaagaagaagaaaataaaaagaagaatcaAAGAGTCCTAATTTGCAGGCTGTCCCTGTGATcaattcttctctctctcaggAGATTGCGGAAGAGAGAATCGAGGAGTGGAAACCACGTACGTATTCCAAATCCTGCTAGACAGACACACATTTCTCAGCGCTAAAAATGGGGACGATACATACTTGGAGAAAAGCCTATGGCGCCTTCAAAGACACCACCAAAGTCGGCCTCGCCCATGTCAACAGCGATTAcgcggttttttttttctctctctctgtgttttttttttcttcttcttatttttgattttttttttcttttggtttataattCAATCCATGCTCTTCGGATTTTCTTCCACAATTCTTCATCGATTCGATTCgttctttttgaaaatttgagaaataaaaaaaaaaaaaatgtcttcccCTAAAATTTAGGACTTGGATGTGGCCATAGTCAAAGCTACGAACCACGTGGAGTGCCCACCCAAAGAGAGACACCTCAGGAGTGAGTACAAATCCATTCCCAATTTATgttgtttctcttttttcttttgggggAGGAGGCGGGGAGGATGAGCTTTTCAAGTTTGGGGactatatgagatttttattttcacttctGTTGCAGAGATTTTGGTTGCTACGTCCGCGATTCGACCCCGTGCCGACGTTGCTTACTGCATTCTTGCACTTTCCCGGCGATTGGCAAAGACGCGTAACTGGACGGTATGCTTCTGTGTATTTTACGGTGtatgctttttttatttttatttttattttttttaagtttcattcTATATGGTTTAGAGGTGTTGGTTAATGTTTTCTGAGTTTGGTGGTATGGGTTGCTTTCTGGTTAAGTTGCTATCCAGTGATTTATGGGTTTCttttaattgatatattttttattgtttgtatATCTATCGCTTTACGTTGCCTTCTTTAAATTGCTTAAGAAACTATGCGATTTAATCTCTCATCTAGCTATATTATCGGAAATTTGCATGGCACAGGATAAATGTTCGCAAATGAAGGCTTGCATTTTCTATCTGATGAGTTGTCTTGATCTAAATATGATCCTACAAACTTCCACTCGCatattaagttaaatttgtGGAGTCTTCCCCAAGATCATTAGGATCTAAGAAGTTATACAATCATGTTTTTCCCATGAAGCTATGTTGGACCTTTTAACTGGATTTATATGATGCTTGCTGAACCTTTGCACTTTTTAACCATTTGATGAATTCATTAATTATGTGGATGCTATAGTTAGGGCCAATCTCAAGATTAGCGTCTCAATGATTATGAAAGACGTGACCATATGCTTGCTGTGTTGGCCTTATTGGGTTTTGAGCTTCATTAACTAACCCTTTTTCCTTTAATAAAGTTTACTGTACATTTTGTGATATTTCGTCCCCCCCAAAATTCATCAAGTTGATTGGATAGTAGAGGATTAAATGACTTTTAGAATTACACGTTTCATGCCATTCAACCTTATTTACAGAGTTTTGTTATGATTTTCCATTGCTACTCTTTGAACAATTTTGGGTTTGGAAAAGTTGACAACTTTTGTCAGCTTGTTCTATAAACGAGAAAAGAACTAGCCATGGGAAATTTGTCTAGGACTTCCCAAATTTTGCTCTTCAATTTTCTTAACATGTTGTCTTAGGGTAGTTTTAAGGAAATAAAGGCATAATGGGTGTTGTTAATGGTTTGGGTTCAGTTATTATGTTGAAACCAAAGTATGATGCCAAGATTTATAGGTCAGTTGTGGAGCTTAAGTTTTGAAAAGTTCCGATGTACTTGCCATTTTACAAACTTAGGATGAAGGTTGGCTTCAAGTTTTTTCAACTTAAAATGtccattgattttaaataaattaacaagCAAATAGACCTAGTTTTGTCATGCATTGTGCAAATTCTCTTAAATGAGGCTTCTCCTAGAAAGAATTTTTCTGCGCTAAGAGTTTGCTTGCTTCATGCTCTATGCACGCCAACCATGGAAAATTGCAACCCCAAGGAGTGGCGTGGTGGTATTGGGGCAAGTTGTATGAACCAAACGACCTGGGTTTGAAACTTCCCATGCACTTTTGGGTGCATCGTACTGGAGGaattccccttgaattacccgaaaTGCATTTGTGAGAAATTCTGTGCTAAGGGCCTGACAGGCCTGTCCCAAACACCTGGTGTCAATAGAAAAATATGGGAAAATGCTGGTGGCATGGGAGGTTGGCCTATTGGCAATGGCACGTAAATTGTATTTTCACCTTGTAACTCATTATCAAGTTTTGATTTCTGTTTTGCGATAAAGAGGACCTGGTTGTGCTATTGTATAACTTTTCCAATTTTTATCTTGGTAATTGCTTCATCATGTGGATCTAGGAGCTCATTTGGGAGTGGCTTTAGTAATTTTTGAAACATTGGGATTAGGGGTGACAACTCGTGTTTGCGGGTCATGTTCGTGTTGTATCAAGTCATGGACATTCGACTAAATGGGTCAACTCAACCCCGACCTCGACCCGTTAAGCTAAATGTGTCAAACTTTTAAACCCAAACTTGACCCATTTAAATAACGGGTCATGTCGTGTCacccgtttaataattaattagaaataagtCTAACATAATATAAATCATTTCAACCCATTTCATGTAAATGGGCTGAACTAACATGCATAATCCATTTGacttgattaatataatttcatataaaaattaaaatctatatttattagtagtagccacaatatctaaaaaataaaataaaactacttactaataaaaattatcaatatttttcaaattttaatatataataaaaccaatattacaaaccatacgataacaaatatgagtataggTCTAGAATTACAATCttaacaataaaaacataagtatattgagaaataccaatattacaactcgacaataataaaattgtaattttataaaatttaaatgggtTAGTGCGGTTGATTTCGGGTTTAGTGAGTTGACCCGTTATTGATGACTCGTTTGTTAATAGTGTCTTAATaggtcaacctgttttgacccgaacccatttGTATTAAACTCAAACCTGCTAATTTCGTATTATGTTCGTGTTGTCTCGTTTTGCCACCCCTAATTGGGatgaattattttaatttagttgAGCATGTTGTGGATCAAATGGAGTAAATTTTTGGATAACATCAGTCTATATGCTCTTTTGTAATGTGAAAGTTCTCATTGTTTGGTACCCTTTGGGTCTGAATCTCCTTACCGATAAGGCTTAGAATGAGGAAATGGGATGAGTCGGTTAGGGATTTCAATGTTATCGGTTGTGTGAATGGATGACAGAAAAAATCATTGGCATTGAGAGATTTACTTGAGTTGATTACTTCTCTTTTATCTGTTTGATCATCTTCTAgcatgaggttttttttttttttttttttttttttaaagagtaatgGTACAAGCCTTAAATAGACAAACCCCATACAAGTCCTTTGTAAAAAATTGGGTCCCACTAATAAAGAATAGTGTTTTTTTACACTTCTTAGATGGGTCCACTTTTTTACAAGGGCTTGtacatttcactttttttttttttttttttttttttttttttttttttttttttaaaaaaaaaataaattcgagTCCCCTCAGGGCCACTAGAGGTTTACCTGGCCATTAATTTCAGGGCCTtgtgggattagtcgaggtgcgcgCAAGCTGACCCGGACACCCACGGATATCaaacacttataaaaaaaaattctctgtTTTTAAATAATGCCAATCTGGCTTGGTGAAGTTTTTCTTTGGTTGCACAAATACTGGTTTATGCACTTCTACAATCTGATCTTAATCTATGTCCTCAACCCTTATCCAAGTCATTGAAGTGGCATGTTGATTTTGGGCTTGGATGAATTTTCATGGTACATGGGCTTTAATTGGATTCGAGTATCTGCTGACCATTAGAAACACACCCATGAAGGTTGAATATCCGGGGGCCACATAGAAACTagaaatattttctcttttttaactTGAGGTCTTGTGGATATCAGTTgccttcaaaatattttttgcatcTAATTGTTGGCTATTAAGACCAGAATTTGAATCATGTATATGTAGcccaaatattatgaatttctaCTTATCTACTAGGGTGAACTGTTTTTCTATAACCAGTACCCAGGCTTTACAATTGCAAGTTGTGGGATGTCATATCTAAGGTTTATGAATAGAGATATCCCAAGGACAATGTTATATCTAAGGTTTATGAATAGAGATGTCCCAAGGATAATGTTAAGGGGATGAGACTAGTTGTATCGTGACTACTAATTGCTGTCCTGCCTGTTGGCCCTTGGTGGGGTTGAGATCAAGCTATACCTTCGCCCATCTTGAGTGAATTCCGCCCCCCcaacacgcacacacacacacacacacaaaaaggGAAGATTGATTCTATTTAGTAAGCTTATTATAGGTCTGTCTCCCTCAACTTATAAGGGTTCTCCAATTGTCACACTTAGATGTAGAGTTAAACCACTCTGCTCCCTGCTCACCTCTACGCCTTGACCTTGTTTGCTTagggaaaaaagaaggaatGATGATACATGAAGGGATTAGCTGGTTTCTTGGTTATGGTCAATCCATGCTTTCTTTGGTTGATGTTTTGTGTGGTCTAGTCCTTTTGTGTTGTGTATACTGACCCTTATGTGTTGCTGTAACATGTGGTCTCTTGTTAAAATTGTTtgcttatttaatattattttattccagAGAAGGTGCTGGGTTCGTTAGAAGACATCGTATGGTCTGTCATTGTTAGATGGGTGTTTATGCCAATTTGACTAGGATAACTTGCTGCTACATTGCCTTTTCATCGTGTTCCATGCATCCAACATTGTCCTAATGCATGGGCTTCTACATGTATGAGATATTTTGGTCTCATTGGATATAGTTAGGGCATGTCATAGTCTTTCCAAGATTTGTTGCAAATCCTAGGACTAAAAGCTAGTATATTTACTGGTTGAAGCTACTACATAATGATGGATAGGGAGTCATTAGAATTTACAAATTGGTTCTTTGGACTCTTCATATTTTTGTTCATTAAGGGATTTCATCTGTTTTTCATGCATTTGAAATATGGACCTGGACTATGttaaatttagttttcttttagtGGGGTATGCTGTCTGGCAGTGTCTTATCTCTGAGTTGTATAATGTTCTTTTAAAATGTGTGAATATTGAACTCATAACACAcaacattttaaatttgagggtatctttttaatgttttatattgAATGAATTACTTATCTCATGGATAaaatatgcttatatttttgtcaatttcttcttttttaacagGTGGCATTGAAAACATTGATAGTCTTCCATAGACTATTGAGGGAGGGTGATCCTACTTTAAGGGAAGAACTTCTGAATTTTTCAGAGAGAGGGCGCATACTCCAGCTTTCTAATTTCAAGGATGATTCAAGTCCAATTGGTTAGTTTCGACATGGTtacctctcttctctctcttttgcttGTTAATACTGGTTTTAACTAACCCTGAGGGGTAGCTCAATTGgtcaggccttgggtttgctccctaatggtcactagttcgagtcccctcaggGCTACTGGAGGTTTACCTGGCCGTTAACTTTAGGACCTcatgggattagtcgaggtgtgCACAAGTTGGCCTGGATACCCaaggatataaaataaaaaataaaaaatactggTTCTGACTGATGTACTTAAACTATCATTCTATTAGTTCCCCACTTCTGAATTCTTAGTCTTCCCTTTACCTTTTCTCAGCTTGGGATTGCTCTGCCTGGGTACGCACTTATGCATTGTTTTTGGAGGAACGACTTGAATGTTTTAGAGTTCTTAAGTATGATATCGAAGCTGAACGTCTACCAAGACCTTCCCAAGGGCAGGACAAGGTACtctactaaatatatattccTTTTTAAGATTGGAAagttacaagaaaataaaactttaagcaGTCCTAATTTCATTGCTTGCCTTGAAAGAACAAATAAGGGACAGTGAGCAAGTGAAGTTAGAGATGATTTGGGTTTGTACAAATgggaattccttttttttttttttttttttccccctttgccttttcttttaattcagcaCCTTGAAATTATCTGTTAGGTTATTTCAATTACCGATGATTTATTAGGATTTGATAACAGTTGCTATGTGTTATATGTTCATTTTCTTCTAGAAAATGCTATTTTTCATTCACCTCATGCCTGGATGTAATGGTATTAGTCTCTTAAAATCCAAGCCCAAGTAACTATGTTTGGTGCATTGTACCCCTAGTTTTTTCCATAGTGCAATGCAGTTGCTGTGTATGTAGCTTCTTAAGATTATGGTCAGTTGACACAGAGATTCTATTCCATTGATGCCAACCAGAAGTGCTATAGATTCCTACATTTTATCTGTGTTCCCCATCCCCCTTTCAATAGAAACTTTGAAATGTAAATAGTCAAGTGCATCTGTGTCCTCTCTTAAGACATAATTTAAAAGCATTGACCACTCATTTCAAGAATGTCATTGCTTCTTTCActttattattttccttattcttaaatttttcaaagtaTTACTGGGGACCATCGTGTTTCGTATGGGTAAATTCAAGATTCTTTGTGACTGTAGTCTACTGTTGGTGGGGACTTGTATTTTTTGAAATCAAGGAATTTGTTGTCTCATTTCGTTGATAAGAGTGTTTGTTGGATGTCCAATGTGAAATGTATGGGGCTGATAATGTTCATTGCTTCAGATTCATTCCTCACTCTTACCTGCTTCTTCCTTACCTCTagttttcttccttcttctttcacTAGCAGGGCTACAGCAGAACTAGGGATTTGGACGGTGAAGATCTTTTGGAGCAATTACAAGCTTTACAGCAACTGCTGTATCGTCTTCTTGGTTGCAGGGTATTTTTTTTATGCCCCGTGGATATTCTGTCTTCATATTTTTCTACACTTTTGGTTTGGATATTTCTCAATTTTCTGTAGCATATTAACGTGGGCATAAacaatttgatttattttctgCTTTGACAGCCAGAAGGAGCAGCTTTTGGTAATTATATCATACAATATGCTCTGGCTTTGGTATGTGTGGCATTTCTGTTagccttaatttttattatttatttatttatttatttttttgtgtgtaTAATTGTGCATTTGAATTTACACAGATCTATTTTTTGAGATGTTAAAAGGAATTTTGTTACAACTAGTTGACTCCCATTTCATTATGAGGAGTCCAATTAATACTGTTATGCATGACCGCCAAAAATGATTCAGCAGTTCCTGTATTTTCACGTGATTGTAGATGCATTCAAATGACTTACTATTACTTGTGAAATCTTTAGTTACATGTTGAGACTTAAAGCATGTCTTCCcctttctatctctctctacttttgttcctttttttctgTTGGTGTGGTGTCGAGAGATTTTTTTCGCAAGTGTTTATGGACTTGAGGAAAACAAAAGCTGACTCccgtttttatgtttttgtactGTTCTTCAAGTCCATAAACACTGGCGAAAAAAATCTATTGACTAGTATACTTTTGCAGGGTATACTTTATTGCAGGAATACTGTCCAACACTTACTAAGAACTTCATCCGAATTTATTCATGATATTGTTTATATCTGCCATTTTCAGGTACTGAAAGagagttttaaaatttactgTGCCATTAATGATGGGATCATCAATCTTATTGATAAGGTGAATCGATTTGATCATTTATGGGAGAGTTACTAGTTGGAACgccatttgttgtttatattttccTCTCTGTAAATAATCTGATCTGATTGCACTgataaagataataataatcTGATCTCATTACAGTTTTTTGAAATGCCACGACATGAAGCTGCCAAAGCCTTTGATGTTTATAAACGAGCTGGTCAGCAGGTGACGTTATTCCTTGGTTCTTAAAAGCATGATGCCAAATACTGATTCTTGGTTGATGGCTATATTTTTCAGTCTTACTAATTATGATAGATCTAAGGTCTGAAAGTTAAGTTTGATGGTGATTCAAACAAACATAGTTTTTTGCTGCAGGCATCAAGCCTTTCTGACTTCTACAGCATTTGCAAAGGATTGGAACATGCTAGGAACTTCCAGTTTCCTGTTCTTAGAGAGGTATTGATGTTATTAGTGTCTTGGATGTTTGATAAGTTTGGGTTAATTACCTCTcagtcatttttatttattctattaagtAATTATGCTTACCCTTTGCAGCCTCCACAATCCTTTCTTACAACCATGGAAGAGTATATAAGAGAGGCACCCCGGGTGGTGACTGTTCCAAATGAGCCATTGGTGAGTCATTGTTTTATAACGAGCTAGAACATATAGTCCATCCTCTGAAAAGTGTAATACAGCTTTTGTTATTGATTGGattatattcatttattaaattggTAAGCAGACAGTCTGTGCTTTGTTCCCTTTTGATTTTCTTAATGTTTTATTGGCACTTATTGCTTTTATGAAGACATGCTACAGAACTAACAAGTGGTCATTATGGCCAGCTTCAATTGACATACAGACCAGAAGAAGACTCTTTTGAAGAGACAAAAATATCCAGTGATGAACCTGAGCCAGCTGCTTCATTTAATGTTGCTGTACCTAATGT from Carya illinoinensis cultivar Pawnee chromosome 6, C.illinoinensisPawnee_v1, whole genome shotgun sequence includes:
- the LOC122314213 gene encoding putative clathrin assembly protein At2g01600 isoform X1, with translation MGTIHTWRKAYGAFKDTTKVGLAHVNSDYADLDVAIVKATNHVECPPKERHLRKILVATSAIRPRADVAYCILALSRRLAKTRNWTVALKTLIVFHRLLREGDPTLREELLNFSERGRILQLSNFKDDSSPIAWDCSAWVRTYALFLEERLECFRVLKYDIEAERLPRPSQGQDKQGYSRTRDLDGEDLLEQLQALQQLLYRLLGCRPEGAAFGNYIIQYALALVLKESFKIYCAINDGIINLIDKFFEMPRHEAAKAFDVYKRAGQQASSLSDFYSICKGLEHARNFQFPVLREPPQSFLTTMEEYIREAPRVVTVPNEPLLQLTYRPEEDSFEETKISSDEPEPAASFNVAVPNVEITQTMTPQNNFETGDLLGLDYNTADASRIEDRNALALAIVPSDPGTAPTFDSNVVQAKDFDATGWELALVTTPSSNISSVNERQLAGGLDTLILNSLYDEGAYRAAQQPVYGAPTPNPFEVQDPFALSSSIAPPPAVQMATMAQHQANPFGPYQPIFQQQPPQHIVMATTNPFGDAAFGAFPVNSVAHPQTSNPFGTTGLI
- the LOC122314213 gene encoding putative clathrin assembly protein At2g01600 isoform X2, with the protein product MGTIHTWRKAYGAFKDTTKVGLAHVNSDYADLDVAIVKATNHVECPPKERHLRKILVATSAIRPRADVAYCILALSRRLAKTRNWTVALKTLIVFHRLLREGDPTLREELLNFSERGRILQLSNFKDDSSPIAWDCSAWVRTYALFLEERLECFRVLKYDIEAERLPRPSQGQDKGYSRTRDLDGEDLLEQLQALQQLLYRLLGCRPEGAAFGNYIIQYALALVLKESFKIYCAINDGIINLIDKFFEMPRHEAAKAFDVYKRAGQQASSLSDFYSICKGLEHARNFQFPVLREPPQSFLTTMEEYIREAPRVVTVPNEPLLQLTYRPEEDSFEETKISSDEPEPAASFNVAVPNVEITQTMTPQNNFETGDLLGLDYNTADASRIEDRNALALAIVPSDPGTAPTFDSNVVQAKDFDATGWELALVTTPSSNISSVNERQLAGGLDTLILNSLYDEGAYRAAQQPVYGAPTPNPFEVQDPFALSSSIAPPPAVQMATMAQHQANPFGPYQPIFQQQPPQHIVMATTNPFGDAAFGAFPVNSVAHPQTSNPFGTTGLI